GAATACTACTGACAGTGCTTCTCATGCCGCATCTGTTAGGCAATATCTGCAGTGTCAGATTTGGCTCGACCCGCGTTCATACCAAGCCCAATAGATTTCATTACAGGGCAAAAACAGCCATTAGCACCATTTTGAAGAAAGCTTGAAAGAGTTTCACAACATGGTTTGCtgctaaaaaaaattggaaatctCAGAAAACGAATGCAATACGCTATTCTTATAGGATTTATGGAGCAGCTACCACCAGATACCGGTGCAGGTGCAGTAGATTTTGGTGTTGAATTATTGGCTGTGGATCAGTGGTTGGTGTTGGATCACTTGGCTGTGGATCAGTTGCTGGTGTTGGATCACTTGGCTGTGGATCAGTTGCTGGTGTTGGATCAAAAGTTGTCTCCTGATTAGTAGGTGGTGTTGAACTAGAAGTTGACTCTAGATTAGCGGTCATTGCTAGATTATCAGTTGCTGGTGTCGAATCGAAAGTTGGCTCTTGATTAGTAGGTGATGTTGAATTAGAAGTTGGCTCTAGATTAGTGACCGAGACTAGATTAGGTGTTAGCTCTAGATCAATGGCTGGTATGGGATCAAAAGTTGGTTGTGGATCAGTTGCTAGTGTTGGATCAGAAGTTGGTTGTGGATCAATTTTTGGCATTGGATTAGAAATTGGCTCTTCATTAATGAGTGgtgttgaataaaaaattggctCCGCATTAGGGATCGAGGTAGGCTTAGGTGTTGTTTGTGGAGTAGTGACCGGTGCTAGATCAGAAGTTGGTTGTGAACCTATTGCTAGTGTTGGATCGGAAGTTGACTCTAGATTAGTGGTCGGGGTTGGATTAAGTGTTGGCTCTGGATCAGTAGCTTCTGCTAGAATATATGTTGGTACTGGATCAGTTGTTGAATCAAAAGTTGACTCTTGATTAGTGAATGGTGTTGAAACAAAAGTTAGCTCCGGATTAGTGGTCGAAGCTAGTTCGGTCTTTGCGTCTTGATTGGCAGCTTCACAGGTGATCCTATTGCTTAATAACAAAACGAAGAGGATATTAAAGCAGATGAAGAGTGTagcagaagaagaagccatGGAAGTCATGTTTCTGCAATAATACAAGTATGTCGGATGAAAGGGAATTGGTGATGGTATTTATAAGTGATGCAGTGCCTGCCATCAATCCATGATCATTTTCAATCACCAGGCAAGCTTCCGAATCCATATTTTGGAGATGACACATTCGGTAGGCCTaacaatttacaatttaatgaaaattctaCTCAATAATCCCTGAGAGACGCAATTTTCTATTAACAGCTGGTAAATAGgtaaatttatgataatttcGAATCTTGTTATGTTTTTGTACGTAAGTATTCGAGTTTAGTATTTCCAGTCTCTGTCGTTTCTTCTTGTAGCTTTAActgttgggcatttttgctatCCACTCTTGGTTCTCTTTCATTATACAAATCACGGGTTACAACGATTAGGTTTTTGCCCTATCTATCAATTACTTCCGGTTTGAGTTAGATGTTAGGGATCTACCAGTTTTGTGCTTAACATTTGTAAATGAAGATCAATACCAAACTGAAGAACAAATTATGAATAAGTAGGTAGGTAGTAGAGCTTGTCATTCGGCTCGAACCAGCCAAGCTCGAGTTGAATACGTATTAGCTCAACGAGCTTGGCTTGAGATCAACACCTCACAACATCGTCATAGTCCCAGCCACAAGCCGATTTGGCCCGTGAACCAGACTGGTCAAAACTGGAACCGTTATGAACCTGAATTAAAATCAGATTTTGACGATTcgattttgattttaatgtttttgaacCGTAGAATCATCGGTTCATAGCCGATTCATGAATTGACAGtacaaaaaattcataaactgatttttttattttttaaatttaaaaaaatttacatgaacCGACAAATGCAAATGTTTAAAACATTTGTAGAGGACAAATGTTTAAAACATGGCTACTATTtgactgttttttttttaattctttaatataaaattttacctataaatattattcattctttcaactctcatttctcattctctccattcttaatactctctcaattcttcaatcaaattatctcaaatttaattaaattctctctttattttttatcaattctaattttaatttctataatttaattattattatttttctattgtacaatttcataattaattattcctcttgagatttagaagaatcaaagtttacgtaattttatttactattttttgataatgaataaaataaattatataattaattataaaagataataataataataatagatgataaataaaattaattataaaaaatagtaaatagaaTTATGTAGACTTTGATTCTTCAAATCTCAATAGGATATGTAaaaagcttaattgaaaaattaagtctaagttttttttaaaatttttttattcttaattattataattattaattaaaaaataaatcgggGTTATGAATCAGAACCGACAGTTTAATATCAGTTTCAAACTACTAACTAGGGTTATGAACCTGAACTGTCAATTCCAAATCGATTACAAATCGTCCTGTAACGGTTTTGattcaaagtttttatttttttgaatcgtGAATTGATAGTTTCGAATCGAAACCACTAATTCATAAACCATGACCAAGTTTACATCGTCATACTAAAACTTGTCttgtaaattattctttttctttttctttgacaatTCATCTTCTTCAGTGTTACTATTCACCAAGTCAAGCTGACTACCATATATCTAagacaaattcaaacttaacctTGTTTTGGCTTGACTAAACTCAAATCCAACTTTAATACTCAATGTTACCGAGTTCTAAATTGAATATATCTATTTCAGGGCCATAACTAATAGATTTCATTGATATTCGAAGCCTAAATTGAAAGCCAGTATATGCTTTACTCTAGGTTCTGTACCCCAAGTTTTTAAACATGTACTCATTCTTAGTCACAAGCTTACagattattgaaataatttaaaattaaaataaaagattaataatattaccATGTGTATTTAGGAAAGCAGGAACATTCGCTGGGCCTTCAAAGGATTCTTCCACTGTGATGCCCCATGCGTGACATGGGACCTGTGAAACATCTTCATAAAGTTGATCAGTAATATGCTTTCATCCTTATTAAGAAGGCATTTGTATAACAAGACTTCAACAACagtattatgtatattaagtaacattttatttaaacagaCATTAATCTTCGCAATACTAAAATTGTTCAAATAAAATGTCAAATCTTGTCCAACAAAAGAAAACAGTGAGtatagaattattttttgcatttttttctttctactaACTATAAATATTTGCAGATTACAGATGGCCTAGCATGAGCCCGTGGCAAAATGAATGAAAACACTCACATTCTTTGAAGCCCAAATTAGTTGGGTATTAGCTTCAGCATATGTTGCCATGGAATTGATTGCTTCTCAAGTGCGAGCCTTCCTCTCAAACTCACAAGAGTTATCATACTGTTATATAACCATATAATGAAAGTGCCCCAAACCTAGTGTTTAATCCGTCGTCCATCAAAAAGAACATAAGGAAGGATAAGGGAAAGAAATAGAATTGAATTGCATTGAATATTACATTTTGTTATCATTTATAGAATTAACTCCATATTAGGGTATGGTACCTGATTAAAATCTCTAGTATAAAGCATGAtttgacaattaaaaaataggttACATGTGATCCTTTTTAGCGTGTATCTCCATTTGAAGTTAATAATGTTATCATAACACATGCTCAGTGAAGAAATTCTTAGAAACACGGCAGTCTCTATATCTAGTAACTGTTGTCACATTGGAGAATTCAAcaacaaattaaacttttgtCCTCATCACCAGTCATAGACTACTAGTTGCTCCATGCAGGTTAACCAATTTAATGGATAAAATAGGTGCAAACAGAGTCCATtcatcaaaaagaaaatgtataatCGATGAGCAGTAATCTACCATAATGGTGGAGAGCCACGACCCCTTTCCTCCTATAATTGACCAAAACAAGCAGATTTTAGAGAGAGGAATGTACACTGGTACTTATTCTGTTCTTGTAAAACCATCTATTAGTGCTATGCTTCTGTTCTTTACAAAAGAGTCACACTCCTTGTGCAGTACTGGTGGCTCGTCTGGTTTCATCAACCCAACATCGGTTTGCTGTTTAGGAGCTCCTGGAAGAAAAGTGAAATCCAAACTACGCAAGTATTGATTATCTATATGAGGCAAATGTAGCTGAACTAACAATTCTACAACAGCATAACACTAAACAAAGTTAAGATCCCAACTTCCAGTCCCAACTAGTGGGTTAACTGATTTAGGCAAATCATATCATTTATTACATCATCTTAAAATTAACTTGGCACTCCCAAATCAGCGTTCCACATGAactataatacaaaattaaaatccgATTCAAATTTCACAAGTATAATGATCTACAATAATAAGCTGACAGTAGAGGATTTCCATCTAGTAGTATCTGAATGTATCATGGTACATGGACAGACGTGTTTTGCAGTATCTTCTGCTGCCGCGGTGATGAATCTATGAGTTTATGCAGTCAGGGCAACAATCCAATTGATATCAACTAACAAATTGAGAGCAAACACTCAATAGACATAACAATTATACTTGGTGCACAAGCGAGAGGTACAAATAAAAGACATGTAATCATATGagtatatgattttgaattatagataTATAACACTCTATCACaaaataacatgtcattatttataactgtatatatacatattgttCAATCGTATCTGAATATGTACCTATTGTTAGTACATAATATATTCCAGATAACTTTCTGGCTAAAATCTCAATTCAAAAGGAACGAAAACGCTCCACTTAAATGGATGTTCTTAGTTATCGAGTTTTAGGCTTTATCGAGTGGAACTCAACAAGTCGAGCCTAATTGTAACCGGTATCATAGCTTTTTCCAGGTCTAAAAGGACTTCGAAATATTTAACTCCCCGAACGGGcaaaaactcaaattctattatttttctacATTCTCTAAACAAGGAAATGGAAAAATATGGGTTAATTTGTCAGCTTCCTCAAATAATAAAACCGAAATCACAACaaaacaaaccctaattttcaaAGAGAGAGCAAATTACTATGGCTTTGGGAATAGCCTCGGTCTCTTCGTTCAATCGGTCCTTGATCGCCTGTAtttgctgctccatggccttCACTGCCGCGTCACACTGCCGACAAATCAACGACACTACTAGCTGGTACACTGCACGGAGAAAGGCAAATACAAATCCAAATTCAGACTGAAGAAAGactaaaataacttaattacgGAAAAATGAGTCAAGCAATTGGATTCCCTGTTAGACTCACTCTTCCAGGCAATTACGAGTTCCTGCAGCTTTGCGATTCGCGTATTAAAGGAAGACATCAGAGAATCAACCAGAGGTCCTGCATTCTTCACATCCATGTCTCCAATTCTCTGTATGTTCGCTCTCACTCTGTCCATTCTAGGATATCTAGAGGGGTAGGGATggattttaaaacttgaaatagATTTGAATATTGAAAAGCAAAGATGTGTTTTGGCAGGAAACTAGGGAGCACCTGCATCAGTTATAGTTGAATATGagcttaattcaaataaatggcTCTTGGAAGccggtttaaataaaaaatgactagTTCGTGATTACGTTCAACTAAAAAGTTTAAACTAAAGCTCAATTCATTTGAACGAAACGGCGATCTGATCTTAAACAGTTGAGTCAATATGGCTGGCCCAGGCCCAAGGCCTGCAGGTTCAGTGCACAGGCAGCTAGCCCTAAATGAGCCCGCTGAATTTATGCGAATGGTTTATTGAAGCCTGCACATGGATGGGCTGGCAGGTCTAACCCAGCCCACTATAGTACAAATGGGCCTGGGTAAATCTCTATTGTGAGGGCTAGATTTGTTAgtgattaaattcaaataaggtCTAGTTTCAAATCagttttgatatgaaagaatCAGTTTGAGATCGTGAAATTGAGGTTTGAATTCAGTTCAAAAAAATGGTAActttaaatttgatctaaactgacttggacttaatttgtttgatctaaacttaaattattttttcagaagAGTTCGAgtcttaatttattaatatcaaattaattcttttagaTTAGATCTCTCTCGAGTTTGAGCTCTACTTTGAAATCCAACTCTAATTTGGAATGGCTTTCCGGTGGCAACTAGTTTGTACGACAATCAAAACAAACTCATAGATTGAGTTGAAtgtatattatttctttaaatttgcTACTATGATGTTTTATAGATTGATTGAGAATACTCTGATAAACTCATAGGTAAAATGTGCAGTTGCGTGAACAATAAAAACAGGTAGGGAGCCTCTTTACTcctttgtaattaatttaaaagcagtaccaaattaatatttgacCAATTCAGAAACAAAATTCATTGAATGTGCAGTACCTTAACATTTAAATCTTGGAGTAAAATGTCAATGTCCATGGAGAAATTTTTACCATTTCATGTCTTCAAACTTTTGGTCCTTATCAAGCAATAAGTCTTTGTCTACCCACTACTATTACCGTGTCAGCAGGTAGAAACACTGCTAGATTCAATCCTATGCTTCAGTTTGATAACTTGGAtcgaattcaaaattaaattgtctTTTAACCAAGTTTAAACCTTGGtttattgagtttgaattaattttaaattaactcttATTTTAGCTTGGcatgaatcaaatcaaaccctaaTCTAGAGATTGCCTGGaagaatttttatatatgaagaaAACCATGGTTATAAGAACATTAAGCTAGGCTATAATTAAGTTAATACAGTCAAAAGTACTTTTTTTCCGCAAGCCAATTAAGTTATAGAGAGCCTTAAAAATTAGGTTCTAAAGAGATAAATAAATCACTAAGATATCGAGGCAGCCTCATTAAAGTTTCTTTATGAGGGGAAAGAGGTGAAGTCCTTGCAGACAAAAAGACCAAATACCATGTGACAGAAGATTCAATCAAGGATCAACTGAAAGTGGGGAAAAAACGGACTTATAACTGCCGCCCT
This sequence is a window from Mangifera indica cultivar Alphonso chromosome 5, CATAS_Mindica_2.1, whole genome shotgun sequence. Protein-coding genes within it:
- the LOC123216722 gene encoding cell surface glycoprotein 1-like gives rise to the protein MTSMASSSATLFICFNILFVLLLSNRITCEAANQDAKTELASTTNPELTFVSTPFTNQESTFDSTTDPVPTYILAEATDPEPTLNPTPTTNLESTSDPTLAIGSQPTSDLAPVTTPQTTPKPTSIPNAEPIFYSTPLINEEPISNPMPKIDPQPTSDPTLATDPQPTFDPIPAIDLELTPNLVSVTNLEPTFDSTPATDNLAMTANLESTSSSTPPTNQETTFDPTPATDPQPSDPTPATDPQPSDPTPTTDPQPIIQHQNLLHLHRYLVVAAP
- the LOC123216725 gene encoding spindle and kinetochore-associated protein 1 homolog isoform X3; protein product: MDRVRANIQRIGDMDVKNAGPLVDSLMSSFNTRIAKLQELVIAWKMYQLVVSLICRQCDAAVKAMEQQIQAIKDRLNEETEAIPKAIELLNSKPMLG
- the LOC123216725 gene encoding spindle and kinetochore-associated protein 1 homolog isoform X2: MDRVRANIQRIGDMDVKNAGPLVDSLMSSFNTRIAKLQELVIAWKMYQLVVSLICRQCDAAVKAMEQQIQAIKDRLNEETEAIPKAIFGFHFSSRSS
- the LOC123216725 gene encoding spindle and kinetochore-associated protein 1 homolog isoform X1, which encodes MDRVRANIQRIGDMDVKNAGPLVDSLMSSFNTRIAKLQELVIAWKMYQLVVSLICRQCDAAVKAMEQQIQAIKDRLNEETEAIPKAIIHHRGSRRYCKTRLSMYHDTFRYY
- the LOC123216725 gene encoding spindle and kinetochore-associated protein 1 homolog isoform X4 codes for the protein MDRVRANIQRIGDMDVKNAGPLVDSLMSSFNTRIAKLQELVIAWKMYQLVVSLICRQCDAAVKAMEQQIQAIKDRLNEETEAIPKAILISIGLLP